A stretch of DNA from Ricinus communis isolate WT05 ecotype wild-type chromosome 4, ASM1957865v1, whole genome shotgun sequence:
CACTAAACTTTATcaaaacatatttattaatttaaatagttaaatatgtgataattattaaatattaaaatgaaaatatactCAAACAAGTGTCATAGGTGGGAATTACTCCAAAAAAGCTCTCTCCATCTGCTTCTTTCTCTCCACATCATTAActatctaataattaaaaaaattataacttcCATAGCTGTCCCATTATTCTTCTCTGGTTTGCTCTTTCTCTGTCACAccctttctctctttattaATTCCGTGATTATCCATATCATTCATCCTCTAATCTACCTCCCCTATATAAATAACCACTCGCCTAACCTTCTCTACATACCCTCTCTTCtcgttattttctcattcatcAAGTTTCTGTTATTGTactagtttaatttttataggtTCTTCTTCTCCCTTCaagatttattcttttttctcttctgtGTTCTCTTTGTTTCAAGATTTTAAATAGAGGGTACGCCATGAACGCTCTTGCAGCAACAAATCGTAATTTTCGCCACGCTGCACGGATTCTTGGGTTGGACTCTAAAGTTGAAAGGAGTCTTATGATCCCTTTTAGAGAGATCAAggtatttaaataaatgaataaagaaaaactgagTCTTGCATTTGGCTCTTTCTTGTGTTATTAATTGTTATGTTAGAACAAAAAGACTGTTTTTTCTtgtgttattattaattatgttaagATTGAGAGCCTGTTGTTttattgatcatcttcttgttGTTGTGTATTTGGTCAGGTGGAATGCACAATTCCTAAAGATGATGGAACTCTAGTTTCATACGTTGGATTTAGAGTGCAACATGATAATGCTCGTGGGCCCATGAAAGGAGGAATCAGATTCCATCCTGAGGTGTGCTATCAGTTATCAGTCagtttttctttgtcttgtccTTGGAATTTGTTTGTCTTTCTTGTGTGACTTTATTTAGGGCGTGTTTTGATGCTAGATGGGATTagaacttaatttttctttttgttctgagtttttcttttttccgaATTGGGCTTTATGCTATGCTTTTCACAGCACTACAGTGAAGTTCTATGCTTTTGAATGAAGCAAATCTGCTTCTGTTTTCTACTCTTATCTAGAGAATGGCATCTTTCTTTACTTGGGTGCAATTGGAATAAACTTCTGAGGAATAATGATCGATGCCTATTACAATAGTTTTCACCATTATGTGtgaaattgattttaagtGAGAACATGGTATTTTCTCAAACATCTGAAATAAGCTTAATTCATTATCGTATGGTAAATTTGGTAGAAAGTAATGTAAACTTTTTTCCAAAGTTCATTCCATCTTTTTACTAAAGTCCACATTCCACATTCATGATTCACCATTCCTTTCTCCATTGTTGGAACAAACGTGCACTTGGACAAAGGCtgatcctttttcttcttaatttatcttagatgattctatgatttgaaattgatttttaagaatttcttaacttttttctttttctgacaGGTTGACCCTGATGAAGTAAATGCCCTTGCTCAACTAATGACATGGAAGACTGCTGTAGCAGACATACCTTATGGTGGGGCAAAAGGAGGGATTGGATGCAATCCAAGGGACTTAAGTAGGAGTGAGTTAGAACGACTCACACGTGTCTTCACTCAGAAAATCCATGATCTCATTGGCATTCATACAGATGTTCCAGCTCCAGATATGGGCACTAATGCGCAGGTCATATCTTCTCCACTGATATTTTTTCTACATTTCTCACATGCTCAGTTTTGTTTTGGGTCTAATTTTGATATGGGCTAAAATCTGTAAACAGACCATGGCATGGATACTGGATGAGTACTCAAAATTTCACGGTCACTCTCCAGCTGTTGTGACAGGAAAGCCCTTAGTGAGTTTTAAATATCTGCCTTCCCAAATTTATgcttctaaaattttaaataatcatcTTAGAAGCTGAATACAATGGTACTTATCTTCTCCTTCCTCTCATGTCCATATTTGTTATGTTAGGATCTTGGTGGATCACTCGGTAGAGAGGCTGCAACTGGTCGTGGAGTTGTTTTTGCTACTGAAGCTCTACTTGCTGAATATGGGAAATTCATTGAAGGTTTGACATTTGTTATTCAGGTAACTCGTAATTAGATTTGAATTGTGAATTTGATTGTCATTTACATCATTAAATTCTGAGattgttttgttttcatttaaaaattaatgtttctTTCAGGGCTTTGGGAATGTGGGGTCCTGGGCAGCAAGGCTTATACATGAGAGAGGCGGGAAGGTTATAGCAGTGAGTGATGTCACCGGTGCAGTCAAGAACCCAAAAGGAATTGATATACCAGAATTGCTTAGGCATAAAGATTCCACTAATAGTTTGACAAATTTCCATGGTGGAGACCCTATGGATCCCAATGAATTGCTGGTGCATGAATGTGATGTCCTCATCCCATGCGCTTTAGGTGGAGTTTTGAACAGGTTTGTGTCTGGACTATCAACTTGTTCCTTGCTTTTCAGTTTTAGTGAAGTGGTATGTctttttttgatttcttaCTCTCACTCATTGCTTCCCTCCTAAATTGCATTGGTTTATCCCAAAGATTTCATTTCAATTGGAATTTGGTTATGATGTGAAAGTAAAAAAGCATTATTGCAGTTCTTGCATATTCACTTTTCAATTACTAAAAAACATGAAAACCTGCATAGAGGGCAAGTGCTTCTTTTGGGAAATAGTCCTTTTGAATGTTAAGTATGTCAGATGATACTGCTGGTTACACATTACTTGAGCTTTTGCAGTCtgaatgtgagaaaagaaaaatgaagatgCTTGTATTTTCTAATTTGTTGAAGCTCAACTAACTTTGCCCAAATTCCTGTGGATCTCCTTTTGAAGGGAAAATGCTGCAGACGTGAAGGCTAAGTTTATTGTAGAGGCAGCAAACCATCCTACTGATCCAGAAGCAGATGAGGTGCCATTTCACTTTTCTTTTGCTGTGTTCTAAAAAAGATGGGAGAAAATATATATGGCTATGATTTGTGACATTTTGATTTTCCAGATTCTGTCTAAGAAAGGAGTTGTAATACTTCCTGACATATATGCAAATGCTGGAGGTGTGACTGTCAGCTACTTTGAGTGGGTTCAGGTAACACATTAAAAACATTAAAGCAACAGTATTGTTctcctttaaattttttgatatagtAGCACAAAATTCGGGAAAAGATCCCTGCAGAATAAAtccattatttatttcataaaatccTGTAATCTATGCTGATCATCCAAATTACTATCCAAGAGGCCTGCTATGTAATTAAAGGTAATTGCTTTCTAATGATTGATCCCAGTGAATGAAATCATGTTGTATGTTACTTCTAGTGCAGTGCACCAAATTTCTACTTGATCAACTTTATTCTTCCTAGATGGTTATGAATGAAATCTGTCTTAATTGTGACACAAATGATTTAGAAGACTTGCATAAGATGTTGACCTACATCAATAAGTTTATGAGAAAATGGTTGAACAAGTTTTGATTTGTACAATTTTGCAGAATATTCAAGGTTTTATGTGGGAAGAAGAACAGGTGAATAAGGAGCTTCAGAGGTACATGACTCGAGCCTTTCAGAACATCAAGAACATGTGCAAGACACACGATTGCAATCTTCGGATGGGTGCCTTTACCCTTGGGGTAAACCGGGTTGCACGGGCTACTCTCTTAAGGGGATGGGAAGCATAAATAAGCTTCTTTTTAGTCTTCAATTCCTCTATTTACCCCCTTCATCCTCAGAGATATTCCTTTTGTCAGCTGAGTAGAAAACTTGGGAAGCTATTATTTGCTATACTTCAAATTTTCTGTTAAACTATTTTTCCAGAATCCCAAAATTATATTTGGACTCAAGTATTGGGGGgatactataattttttttaatgaaaaggaaaaattcttGGCAACAGCATCAAGAATGTTATTGTGGTTATTGATGTTGTTCATTTTGATACTAAAATGCATATTGCTGATTACTATTATTGACGTGCTGAAACTGTTTGACAGTTTGATCTTAAGTTGTGTTCTGTTTTcctgaaaatatttataaaaattatgatttgtTGCAAAAACAAATACAATAGTGagagaataaattaataaatatatacacttTGCTTCATCGAGCATAAGAAAAGAcaggaatttctttttattggtGAAGAGGAATTAACTTTGATTCTATTGATATTTTCGAGTTCTATAGAGGGATATGATGAAACTATTAACTAGCCTTTACtgtttattatactaaaattaccaTGCAAAATGGAAATGTTTACTTCAAAAAGTGTTCTTTACTTCCCTTGGTAGCAATGGCATGTTCTGCAGCAATACTTTTTCCCTTTCATTGAATCACAAGAAagtattcaaaaattaatccAGATAAAATAATTTGCCCATAATCTCAGAGGCAAAAAGGGGCCAGTCAGGataacattatttattatgaagtATGGGCATATTTCCTGCTCCTATCCTACCATTATCACTGACCGAAAGAAAGACCAAAGGAATAGAGAAATAAGCCTCCTTCACCTTCCATGGCTTCCGTTGCCATTTCTGCCTCATTGCAAAGAGCTTGCAGTTCAAATCATGTCACCAAGAAACAACAGCCTCAAGCAAGACCTGCACGCCCTCTCGGGACAAAGCAGGTAACCCATGTCGTTACTCTAAATGTTGAAGGCCAAAAAGGTTTAAGCATATCTGAACAACAAGAGAAGCCTCCTTTAGACGCTAATGGTTCAAAGAGAGCTGATGATAAATCAGATCATGGTCCTGAAGCAGAATCCTCTACTCCGACATTTATTGACGAGCGCTGGCAGATGGGAAATTGGGATCTGAATATGTTCGTCAAGGATGGTAAAATTGATTGGGATGGTCTTATTGAAGCAGGCGAGTGAATTACTGCTCTTGTCCATACTGCAAAACTTATGGTTTCTCTAGCAGGCAAGGATGATAATTGCATTAATCAATCTTTTGCATTATATGTTTCTGTACTATCCGTTGGTTTTTGCAGAAGCAAAGAGGAGAAAGTTTCTTGAATTGTATCCAGAAGCATCTACTAATGAAGAACCAGTGCTGTTTAGGAGTTCCATTATACCTTGGTGGGTGTGGCTCAAAAGGTCATATCTGCCAGAGGCAGAGCTAATAAATGGTTTGAATTTTGCTGTCTCACATCACTTTGCCACTCCATATATTCTCATAACTGTTATGTCTATCTAACGCTTGCATTTGTCCCATAGGTAGAGCTGCAATGGTGGGATTCTTCATGTCATATGTTGTGGATGCATTGACAGGGCTTGACATGGTTGGCCAAGCTGGAAACCTGGTATGCAAAGCAGGACTTCTTGTGACGGTCATTAGCATAATTCTTCTCAGGCGAACTGAAGATTTTAAGAACCTGAGGAACTTGGCTGATGAAGCAACATTGTATGACAAGCAATGGCAATCATCATGGAAAGATCAAAATGCAGCGAGCACTAGTGGCTCAGAGAAAACTGGAAACTGAAAATTTAAGTTACACTGTTTGCatattatgtattattttCCCAAAGAAAGAGTAAACGCACTGCAAGTATCATGGATATCAATTTTAAGCTATTTCTATTCAATTTCTTATTCGAGTGTGTGATTATTTTTTGTGTGCAAATGAGCAGTTATATTTTGCAAGAATTACTATTACACAATTTCAATGATCAAATATGTTGGactatttttgttttggaCAGAACAAATTGGAAGTACAGTACAGGACTGATAAAAGTAGTCAGACAATGGGACACAGTACAATAGATCATTCTCTAACCTACTTGAGCTACAATGAGAGAAAACAATTACACCCATGACAGGAAACCCTTGACATAAACAGGAATATCTCCAAAACGGAGTATATGAAATTGGGTAGATGAATATTTATTCAAGTAATATTTACATTACTGCTACTGCTGTTGTAAAGACTAGTTACCTTGACCTTACatcacttctttttcttaaaagtagCATTGAATTGTTAAGTGAATTTTGATGTGATTTATAATGGGTCTTGCTTTTGCTGTTGCTGCTGATAAACATAAATGCACAAAATCATCATAAATGCTTTAGGCCAAAAAAAACacacataaaaaaaaaggaaaatagttGATAAAGCTGAAAAGAGACCTATGAAATGTAGcttcaaaatcaaaactgaGCTTAAAGTGGCCCAACCAACCCATCCCTTTAAAACCATAATCCCAACCTCCGCTATCCTCCAATCCCAAAACAacagaaacaaaattatataaatatataaattaattcaacaacaaaacccaaaaaaaaaacagtaacAACTCTCTCAGAAAaggttatattatatattatatatataacaaatgCTAAGCAATCCTTTGCTTCTCCATCAACAGGAAAGAAAATGCCATCTTTCTCTGACTCCTCAATTCCTCCATCATCACCTCCCTCTATTGTCGACAACTCCGAAGCCGAGCGCCGCCTCCGTGACGCGGAGGAGCGTTTGCGTGAGGCAATAGAGGAGCTCCAACGGAGGCAACGCAGGGCGGCGCGTGGCGGACACTATCCACCATGTGATCATCCGGCTGATGAATCGTGCGTTGCACACGCAATTGGGAATCTTTGCCAGagctttcttctttcttatgGTGTTAGAGTTGGTGTTGGTATTCTACTTCGAGCTTTTAAGCTTGCTAAAGGACAATCTTACTCTTCACTTCTCGATCTCAAGGTTTTTCACTCTTCGATTTTTAGCTTGGTGGGATTGATTGGAATTGGGTTTAAAAATTGAGTTCTTAAAGTTGTGTTTGTTTGGCAGCAACTTGTGTCGGAGAAAGATTTAATAGTGAGAGAAGAAGCATGTCGTGTTGGTTTATTATTTGGGGGATTTACAGGGTCTTATCATGCTATCAGATGTTTACTGAGAAAACTTAGAAGGAAAGAAACGCCTTTTAATGCGTAAgttctatttattttcttgttttacttaatttttc
This window harbors:
- the LOC8289684 gene encoding glutamate dehydrogenase 2 isoform X2, translated to MNALAATNRNFRHAARILGLDSKVERSLMIPFREIKVECTIPKDDGTLVSYVGFRVQHDNARGPMKGGIRFHPEVDPDEVNALAQLMTWKTAVADIPYGGAKGGIGCNPRDLSRSELERLTRVFTQKIHDLIGIHTDVPAPDMGTNAQTMAWILDEYSKFHGHSPAVVTGKPLDLGGSLGREAATGRGVVFATEALLAEYGKFIEGLTFVIQGFGNVGSWAARLIHERGGKVIAVSDVTGAVKNPKGIDIPELLRHKDSTNSLTNFHGGDPMDPNELLVHECDVLIPCALGGVLNRENAADVKAKFIVEAANHPTDPEADEILSKKGVVILPDIYANAGGVTVSYFEWVQNIQGFMWEEEQVNKELQRYMTRAFQNIKNMCKTHDCNLRMGAFTLGVNRVARATLLRGWEA
- the LOC8289684 gene encoding glutamate dehydrogenase 2 isoform X1, which translates into the protein MNALAATNRNFRHAARILGLDSKVERSLMIPFREIKVECTIPKDDGTLVSYVGFRVQHDNARGPMKGGIRFHPEVCYQLSVDPDEVNALAQLMTWKTAVADIPYGGAKGGIGCNPRDLSRSELERLTRVFTQKIHDLIGIHTDVPAPDMGTNAQTMAWILDEYSKFHGHSPAVVTGKPLDLGGSLGREAATGRGVVFATEALLAEYGKFIEGLTFVIQGFGNVGSWAARLIHERGGKVIAVSDVTGAVKNPKGIDIPELLRHKDSTNSLTNFHGGDPMDPNELLVHECDVLIPCALGGVLNRENAADVKAKFIVEAANHPTDPEADEILSKKGVVILPDIYANAGGVTVSYFEWVQNIQGFMWEEEQVNKELQRYMTRAFQNIKNMCKTHDCNLRMGAFTLGVNRVARATLLRGWEA
- the LOC8289684 gene encoding glutamate dehydrogenase 2 isoform X3; its protein translation is MVDPDEVNALAQLMTWKTAVADIPYGGAKGGIGCNPRDLSRSELERLTRVFTQKIHDLIGIHTDVPAPDMGTNAQTMAWILDEYSKFHGHSPAVVTGKPLDLGGSLGREAATGRGVVFATEALLAEYGKFIEGLTFVIQGFGNVGSWAARLIHERGGKVIAVSDVTGAVKNPKGIDIPELLRHKDSTNSLTNFHGGDPMDPNELLVHECDVLIPCALGGVLNRENAADVKAKFIVEAANHPTDPEADEILSKKGVVILPDIYANAGGVTVSYFEWVQNIQGFMWEEEQVNKELQRYMTRAFQNIKNMCKTHDCNLRMGAFTLGVNRVARATLLRGWEA
- the LOC8289683 gene encoding light-harvesting complex-like protein 3 isotype 1, chloroplastic yields the protein MASVAISASLQRACSSNHVTKKQQPQARPARPLGTKQVTHVVTLNVEGQKGLSISEQQEKPPLDANGSKRADDKSDHGPEAESSTPTFIDERWQMGNWDLNMFVKDGKIDWDGLIEAEAKRRKFLELYPEASTNEEPVLFRSSIIPWWVWLKRSYLPEAELINGRAAMVGFFMSYVVDALTGLDMVGQAGNLVCKAGLLVTVISIILLRRTEDFKNLRNLADEATLYDKQWQSSWKDQNAASTSGSEKTGN